The Fragaria vesca subsp. vesca linkage group LG2, FraVesHawaii_1.0, whole genome shotgun sequence genome includes a window with the following:
- the LOC101294129 gene encoding transportin-1-like, producing MAAASATWQPQKEGLTAICGLLEQQISPSSSADKSQIWHQLQTYSQNPEFHNYLVFILTRAQGTSVEIRQAAGLLLKNNLRNAYSNMDPAYQQYIKSELLPCLGAADRHIRSTVGTIISVVVQLGGVLGWPELLQALVTCLDSNDVNHMEGAMDALSKVCEDIPQVLDSDVPGLPERPINIFLPRLLKLFQSPHSSLRKLSLGSVNQYIMLMPAALYASMDQYLQGLFVLANDPSPEVRKLVSAAFVQLIEVRPAFLEPHLRNLIEYMLQVNKDTDEEVALEACEFWSAYCEAQLPPEILREFLPRLIPILLSNMAYAEDDESLVDAEEDGSVPDRDQDIKPRFHSSRFHGSDGGEEEDDDIVNVWNLRKCSAAAVDILSNVFGDEILPTLMAFVQAKLSNSDDETWKEREAAVLALGAVAEGCIIGLYPHLNEIIAYLIPLLDDKFPLIRSISCWTLSRFSKFILEGVEHQQGYERFDKVLLGLLRRILDNNKRVQEAACSAFATLEEEAGDVLAPRLETILQHLMCAYGKYQRRNLRIVYDAIGTLADAVGVELNRPNYLEILMPPLIAKWQQLANSDKDLFPLLECFTSISQALGAGFSPFAEPVFQRCISIIQSQQVAKVDPVSSGVQYDKEFIVCALDLLSGLTEGLGSGIESLVSQSNLKDLLLNCCMDDASDVRQSGFALLGDLARVCPVHLRPRLPEFLDAAAKQLNNPKLKETISVANNACWAIGELAVKVHQEISPIVLTVMSSLVPILQHSEALNKSLIENSAITLGRLAWVCPELVAPHMEHFMQPWCIALSMIRDDIEKEDAFRGLCALVRTNPSGALSSLVYMCNAIASWHEIRSEELHNAVCQVLHGYKQMLVNGAWEQCMSALEPKVKEKLSKYQV from the exons ATGGCGGCGGCGAGTGCCACGTGGCAGCCACAGAAGGAGGGGCTGACGGCGATCTGCGGGCTACTGGAGCAGCAGATATCGCCGTCGTCCTCCGCTGACAAGTCTCAGATTTGGCACCAACTGCAGACCTACTCTCAGAACCCTGAGTTCCACAATTACCTTGTTTTCATTCTCACGCGCGCTCAG GGTACATCAGTGGAGATTCGACAAGCCGCGGGGCTGCTGTTGAAAAACAATCTTAGAAATGCTTATAGCAACATGGATCCTGCATATCAGCAGTATATAAAGTCGGAGTTGCTGCCTTGCTTGGGAGCAGCGGATAGGCACATCAGGTCTACGGTAGGGACAATTATAAGCGTTGTTGTGCAACTAGGGGGAGTTTTGGGATGGCCGGAATTGCTGCAAGCTCTTGTGACTTGTTTAGACAGTAATGACGTGAATCACATGGAAGGTGCTATGGATGCATTGTCCAAG GTATGTGAGGATATACCTCAGGTGCTTGATTCAGATGTACCTGGGTTGCCTGAACGTCCCATCAACATATTCCTTCCTAGATTGCTTAAG CTTTTCCAGTCACCACATTCATCCTTGAGAAAGCTTTCCCTGGGTTCTGTAAATCAATACATTATGTTGATGCCAGCA GCTTTATATGCATCTATGGATCAGTATCTTCAGGGTTTGTTTGTCCTTGCTAATGACCCTTCTCCGGAAGTTAGGAAATTG GTTAGTGCAGCATTTGTTCAGCTGATTGAAGTTCGTCCAGCTTTCTTGGAG CCACATTTGAGGAACCTAATTGAATACATGTTGCAAGTCAACAAGGACACTGACGAAGAAGTTGCCCTTGAAGCCTGTGAATTCTG GTCTGCATATTGTGAGGCTCAGTTACCGCCTGAGATTTTGAGAGAGTTTTTGCCCCGTCTAATTCCG ATTTTGTTGTCCAACATGGCATACGCGGAGGATGATGAGTCCCTTGTAGATGCCGAG GAGGATGGTTCTGTCCCAGACCGTGATCAG GATATCAAACCTCGTTTTCATTCATCACGGTTTCATGGATCTGATGGTGGGGAAGAAGAG GACGATGATATTGTCAATGTTTGGAACTTACGGAAATGCAGTGCAGCGGCTGTCGATATCCTGTCAAATGTGTTTGGCGATGAGATTCTCCCAACATTGATGGCATTTGTTCAG GCCAAGTTGTCCAACAGTGATGATGAAACATGGAAAGAAAGGGAAGCTGCTGTATTGGCTCTAGGTGCAGTAGCTGAAGGTTGCATTATTGGTCTTTATCCTCATTTGAATGAG ATCATTGCGTATCTTATTCCTCTTTTAGACGATAAGTTTCCACTTATAAGGAGTATATCCTGTTGGACACTGTCACGTTTCAGCAAGTTCATTCTTGAG GGTGTTGAACATCAACAAGGTTATGAGCGGTTTGACAAGGTTCTTCTGGGTCTCTTGAGAAGAATATTAGATAATAACAAGCGAGTACAGGAGGCTGCTTGCTCAGCTTTTGCGACCCTTGAAGAG GAGGCAGGCGACGTGTTGGCACCACGCCTGGAAACTATTTTACAGCACCTTATGTGTGCTTATGGGAAATATCAG AGGCGGAACCTAAGAATTGTATATGATGCCATAGGAACTCTAGCAGATGCTGTTGGTGTGGAGTTGAATCGC CCCAATTATCTTGAAATTCTGATGCCACCGTTAATTGCAAAGTGGCAACAACTTGCAAATTCAGATAAAGATCTGTTTCCATTGCTCGAGTGCTTCACTTCTATTTCGCAG GCACTGGGTGCCGGATTCTCTCCATTTGCTGAGCCGGTGTTTCAGAGGTGCATAAGCATCATACAGTCCCAACAAGTTGCAAAG GTTGATCCGGTATCTTCAGGGGTCCAGTATGATAAAGAATTTATTGTATGCGCTCTTGATCTGCTTTCTGGACTTACAGAAGGTCTTGGTAGTGGAATAGAAAGTTTG GTTTCACAAAGCAATTTGAAGGACCTGCTTTTGAATTGTTGCATGGATGATGCTTCGGATGTTCGACAGAGTGGCTTTGCCTTACTTGGGGATCTTGCAAGA GTATGCCCCGTCCATTTGCGTCCTCGTTTGCCTGAATTTCTTGATGCTGCGGCCAAACAACTG AATAATCCTAAGCTGAAAGAAACTATTTCAGTGGCAAATAATGCGTGTTGGGCCATTGGTGAGTTAGCAGTGAAG GTTCATCAAGAAATTTCTCCAATTGTTTTAACGGTCATGTCTTCCTTAGTCCCCATACTGCAACATTCAGAG GCGCTCAACAAGTCACTAATTGAAAACAGTGCTATCACACTTGGGAGGCTTGCATGGGTTTGTCCAGAGCTTGTGGCTCCGCATATGGAGCATTTCATGCAACCATGGTGCATTGCTTTGTCAAT GATACGCGATGATATAGAAAAGGAGGATGCATTCCGAGGTCTATGCGCTTTG GTTAGAACAAATCCGTCTGGAGCATTGAGTTCACTTGTATATATGTGCAATGCTATAGCCAGTTGGCAT GAAATAAGGAGTGAAGAACTTCATAATGCAGTTTGCCAGGTGTTGCATGGTTATAAGCAG ATGCTTGTGAATGGAGCGTGGGAACAGTGTATGTCTGCTTTGGAGCCAAAAGTCAAGGAAAAATTGTCAAAATACCAAGTGTAA